The Stigmatella ashevillena genomic sequence GCTGCTGCTCCGGCAGGGCGTCGGGCGGCTCATCCGCTCCCAGGGGGACCGGGGGGTGGTGGTGATCGCCGATCCGGGCCACCCGAGCTACCGCCAGCACCTCCTCGAGGCGCTGGCCGGCTACCGGGTGGAGGCCCTGCCCTGGGCCCAGGCCCGGCTGAAGCTCCACGCGGGGCTCCAGGAGATGGGGCTCACGGTCGAGCGCCACCGCCCGTGAGCCGCCAGAGCCCTACAACCGGGCGCGGAACCGGCTCTCCAGCCCCTTGAGGTCCTCCACCCAGTCTCCCTGAATGCCCTGTTGCTTGGCGCGATCCAGCGCGTGCTGAAGCACCAGGACATCGTCCTCCTGCTGCTTGCGCAGCCCGGCGATCATGTTCCGCGTCGCATCGAAGATGTCCTTCAGCTCGTCCTTCTCGCGCAGGCCGTAGGGCGGCGGGCGAAACTGCCCCGCGGACACGTCGTTCACCATGCGCCGGATGCGCATGAGCGGCCCAGCCACCCGGTGGGTCAACACGATGGTGGTCAGGGAGATGATGACGATGAACCCAATCAGACACCCCACGAACACCAGCCACATCAGCCGCTGGCGGCGCACCAATTCCGTGCCCTGCGCGGCGACGGCGGCCCGCTCCGCCTCGTAGCGCTCGTCGATGGCCCGGGACGTGGCCTGGAGCTGCGCCACGAAGACCGGATCCCCCATCTTCTGGAGCAGCTCATTGGACAGCGTGGCGTTGGACAGCTCTCGGCTGGCCTGGGCGGCGAGCGAGCGGGCATTCAAGGAGGCACTGGCCTCGTTCACCAGCGCCTGCGCGCTCTGGAAGAGGAAGGCCCCCAGCAGCGCCGCCAACACCATCGACACGGAGACCAGGTAGATGGCGAACTTGAACTGGACGCGCGGCTCGATGAGGAAGTTGCGCCACCGGCGCTTCTTGCTGGGATCCTGGGGGTACTTGGACATGAATCAAGTGCTCCACTCGAAGGTTGACGCGACCTCCTCGATGGCCTTGGGGACCAGCGCCTTGAGGAGTTCCGCGGGTTCGGCTCCGGCCGCCTGCACTTCCACCTGCCCGAGCAGCGCCAGATCCGGATAGCTGAGACAGAGGATGGCAATGCGCAGGCCCCCTCCCTCGGTGGCTTGGACCTGCGCGCTGAGCCGGTACCCGGTAATACCGTGCTTCTGGAGGACGCCCTGGGCGGCCTTCTTCGGCTCCTTCCGGGGCGCCAGCTTCGCGCCGCGGAGGACCAGGCGGCGCTTGAGACGCTCCTCCGTGGCCTTCAACAACTCCGGCGTCAGCTTGCCGGTGGTGTCCTTCACGCCCTCCAGGTCGACATACAAGCGTGGAGGGCGGGACTGGAAGTCCTCCAACGCCTTGATGGCATCGCGGATGGCCCCCAGGGTGGCCGCGTCCGCCTCGTGGTGCGCCTTCAGGCACTCCAGCCCGGCGTTCTCCCGGAGCGTCGCCAACCCCTTGGCCGCCGCCGCCCGGACCACCTCGCTGGCGTCCTTGAGCCCGGCGCACAGGGGCCCCACCGCCTCGGGCTCCTCGGTAGCCCCGAGCACCAGCGCCGCCTGGGAGCGAACACGTGGATCCTTGCCCTTCTCCAACTGCCGGCTCAGGAAGGCCACGCGCGAATCCACCTGCGCCAAGGCAGGCAGGGTCAACAGCAAGAGCGCGATGAAAAGAAACCGCATGGATGTGCACCACTCTAGCTCGCCTGACCGCACTCGCGGTGAGGAACGCCGAGACTTCCCTACCCTCGCCCAGCACGAGGTAACCCCCGGTCCCACCTTCACGCTTGACCGCTGCCCCCCCGGGTACCCAGGGACCAAGAACTCCTGCGAAGCGGGCTCTTGTGGCATATACCCACACCATGCCTTCCGCCCTGACTGCGTCCCAAATCCGCGAGGCGTTCCTCAAGTTCTTCGAGGAGCGCGGCCACCGCCGTCTTGCCTCCTCCCCACTGGTTCCCCAGAACGATCCGACCCTGCTCTTCACCAACGCGGGCATGGTGCAGTTCAAGGACGTCTTCACCGGCCGCGAAAAGCGTGACTACTCCCGCGCCACCACCTCCCAGAAATGCGTGCGCGCGGGCGGCAAGCACAACGATCTCGACAACGTGGGCTACACCGCCCGCCACCATACGTTCTTCGAGATGCTCGGCAACTTCTCCTTCGGCGACTACTTCAAGGCCGAGGCCATTGCCTATGCCTGGGAGTTCGTCACCCGGACGCTGGGGCTGCCCACGGACCGGCTGGCGGTCACCGTCTTCAACGGCGAGCAGGGCATCCCCTGGGACGAGGAGGCCTTCGAGCTGTGGGCCCAGCAGGGGGTCGCGCGCGACCGCATCCTGAAGCTGGGCTACAAGGACAACTTCTGGGCCATGGGGGACACCGGCCCGTGTGGCCCGTGTTCGGAGATTCACTTCCACCAGGGCGATGACATCCCCTGTTCCGAGGCGGCCGCGGGTCGGCCGTGCCAAGGCGTGGCGTGTGATTGCGACCGCTGGCTGGAGATCTGGAACCTGGTGTTCATGCAGTTCGAGCGCAAGGAGAAGGACGCGCCGCTCATCCCCCTGCCCAAGCCGTCCATCGACACCGGGGCGGGCCTGGAGCGCATCGCCTCCGTCGTCCAGGGCAAGCGCTCCAACTACGACACGGACCTGTTCCAGGGAATCCTGGGGCGCGTGAGCGAGCTGGTGGGCAAGCCCTACACGCAGGAGGGGGGCGCCTCCCTGCGCGTCATCGCCGACCACAGCCGCGCGGCCGCGTTCCTCATCTCCGACGGCGTGCAGCCCTCCAACGAGGGCCGCGGCTATGTGCTGCGCCGGATCATGCGCCGGGCCATCCGCCACGGCTCGCAGCTGAGCCTGGACGAGGTGTTCTTCTTCAAGGTGGTGGATCGCGTCATCGAGCTGATGAGCGATGCCTATCCCGAGCTGCGCGAGGGCCGCACCTTCGTCCTCGAGGTCTGCCGCCACGAGGAGGAGACGTTCCGGCGGACGCTCGATCGGGGCATGAAGCTCATCGATGAGGGCATCGCCAAGCTCAAGCAGGCTGGAGCGCAGAAGCTGTCGGGCGCCGAGGTCTTCTACCTGCACGGCACCTACGGCTTCCCGTGGGACCTGACGCAGATCATCCTGCGTGAGCGCGGCTTCGACGCGGACCTGGACGGCTTCTGGAAGGAGATGGAGAAGGAAGCCGACAAGAACAAGTTCGGCGGCTCGGGCGAGAAGGCGGTCAGCACCCTCTACCAGACGCTGGCGGAGCGCCTGGGGCCCTCCGAGTTCCTCGGCTACGACGGAGAGGGGCACGAGGGCGAGGGCTCCGTGCGCGCCATCCTCAAGGATGGGCACGAGGTCGGCCAGGCCACCGCGGGCGAGACGGTGGAGCTCGTGCTGGACCGCACCCCCTTCTACGGTGAGTCCGGCGGCCAGCAGGGCGACACCGGGCAGATCACCGGCCATGGCGGCAAGGCCGTGGCAGAGGTGCAGGACGTGCAGCGCCCCGTCCCGGGCCTCATCGTCCACCAGGTGCAGGTGAAGGAGGGCACCTTCCAGACCGGCGAGATGGTGCAAGCGGGCGTGGACAACCAGCGGCGCAAGTCCATCCGCGCCAACCACTCGGCCACGCACCTGCTGCACAAGGCGCTCAAGATGGTGCTGGGCGACCACGTGAAGCAGGCCGGCTCCGTGGTGGCCCCGGACTTCCTGCGCTTCGACTTCTCGCACTTCTCCGTGCCCACCCCCGAGCAGCTCGAGCAGGTGGAGGACCTCGTCAACACCTGGGTTCGGGAGAACACCGAGGCCCAGACGCGCCTCATGAAGCTGGACGAGGCGAAGAAGTCCGGAGCGGTGGCCATGTTCGGTGAGAAGTACGGGGAGACCGTCCGCGTCGTCACCGTGCACCCCCAGTCCACCGAGCTCTGCGGCGGCACGCACGTGCGGCGCAGCGGCGACATCGGGCTCTTCAAGATCCTCAGCGAGGGCGGCATCGCCTCGGGCGTGCGGCGCATCACCGCCGTGACGGGCGTGGGCGCGCTCCAGTACCTGCGGGAGACGGAGCGCGAGCTGCGCAAGGCGGCCGACCTGCTGAAGACCAGCCCCAAGGAGCTGTCCAAGCGCGTGGAGGCCACGCAGAAGCGCGTGAAGGAGCTGGAGCGGAAGGTCGAGGAGGTGGCGGTCAAGGCCCAGACGGCCTCCAACAAGGATGTGCTGGAGCAGGCGCGCGAGGTGAACGGCATGAAGGTGCTGGCCATCCGCGTGGACCCGGCCGATGACAAGATCTACCGCGGGCTGGCCGACCAGCTCCGGGACCGGATCCGCTCGGGCGTGGTGGCCATCGGTGGCGAGAAGGACGGCAAGGCACTCATCCTCGTGGCCGTCACCAAGGACGTGGTGGAGAAGGGCATCAGCGCGGGAAACCTCGTCCGGGAGATGGCCAAGGAGGTGGGCGGCAAGGGCGGCGGCAAGGCGGACATGGCGCAGGCCGGCGGTCCGGATCCGTCCAAGCTCCCCGCGGCGCTCGACAAGCTCTATGAGCTGACGAAGGGCACGGGCGCGGCATGAGCCTGAGAGCCCCCCTGGCGCCCCTCTTGCTGACGGCGGCCCTCGTGGGGGGCTGTCCGAAGGAGGAGGTGCCTCCCTCGGAAGACCGCACGCTCTCCAAGTTGCGGGCCGAGGTGGACCGCGTGGGCCGGGGCGGAACGCCTTCGGGTCCTCCGCGGGCCACCGCGGCTGCCGAGGACCCCCACTCAACCCTCGCGGGCCTGGCCTCGGGCCAGGAGTACACCCAGAAGCAGAAGCTGTTCCCACCCGAGCCGAACGAGACCGTGCACGTGGGCACGGTGGCCGTGAAGCTCATGGGCCTGGAGGCCTCGCACGGCGTCCAGGGCTCGGGGAAAGTGGCGCTCACCTCCGAGGAGCTGTTCCTGCGCATTCAACTCATCGCCCAGAACGTGGGGGCAACGGCCACCCCCCTCGCGATGGACCAGGTGAAGCTGGTGGATCCCGCGGGCCAGGAGCATTCCGTGGCCCGGGACGTCCAGATCGTCGCCGGCACGCGGGAGTTGCAGCGCACCTGGAGCCCGGAAGAGCGCTCCGAGGTGATCCTCTTCTTCGAAGTTCCCCCCTCGGCCCTGGGTGCTGGACTGACGCTGGTGCTTCCCTCCACCAGCGGAGATGTCCGCCTCGCGCTCCAGTGAACTCTCCGTGAGGCGTCAACGGTGACGGTCGCGCCCAAGCTCATCCCGCTGCGCATCCGCCTTCCGTACACCACGGACGAGGAGTTCATCGACAAGTACGGCGCCAATGTGGCGCGCGGTGGGGTGTTCATCGCCACCCGGGCGCCCAAGGAGGAGGGCACCGCGCTGGCCTTCGAGTTCGTCCTCGCCAGCGGCGCGCGTCTGCTGCGGGGCGAAGGCATCGTCGTGAAGGCGCAATTGGACGACGGGGGTGGCCGCTCGGGCATGACGGTGCGCTTCACGAAGCTGGACGCGCCCAGCAAGGCCCTCCTGGATCGGCTGGTGGCCCGCCGCAGCGGTGAGCCGCTCTCGCCGCCCGAGGCCAGTCCCCCCCTCGCGGTTCCCCCTCCGCAAGCGCCGTCGCCTCCCCCTCCCGTCCCTGCTGTCGCCCCCCCTCCCGGACTGACCCGCAAGGCCACGGCGCCGACAGCGGCCCCTCCCCGCCCCTCGGGGCCTCCTGCTCCTGTCGCCTCCGCGACCGTGCCCGCGCCGCCTTCCGCGCCCCAGCCTCCCGCTCCGGCCGAACCGGCGCCCGGGGCCCGCACCGCGCCGCCCGTGGCTCCTCCCGCGGCCCCCGCGCCCCCTCCGGAGCCCTCCCCTCCCCCCGAAGCCCTTCCCGCCTCCTCACCGGCTCCGGAAGCACCTCGCGCCGAGGCGCCCCCTGCTCCTCCGCCCGAGCCCACCCGCCCGGGGCTCGACACCAAGAGCCGCCGAAGGTCCGTGCTCGATGTCCCCGCCAGCCTCCCAGTCACCCCGTCCGCGCCCGAGGTGGTGCTGGGCATCGACCTGGGAACGACGCACTCCCGCGTCGCGGTGTTCCATGAGGGAGAGCCCCGCCTCATCCCCGTGGGAAGCACGGGCGTGCGGGGCATTCCCTCGGTCATGGGGGTGAGCGGCGCGGGACACCTCCTGATCGGCGAGGCCGCACTGGCGGAATCGGCCCGGGCCCCTCGCCATGCCGCCATCGGCCTCAAGCGCCTGCTGGGACTGCGCGCCAGTTCTCCCCGGCTCCGGGGCTTCGTGGGGCTGCCCCTGTCCCTGGCGGCGGATGCCTCCGGGGATGCGAGCGTTGAACTCCATGGCCACATCTTCCCCTTGAGCGAGTTCGCCACTGGCGTGCTGGCGGAACTCAAGGCCGCCGCCAGTGCGTTCCTGGGCCGGGAGGCCACGCGCGCGGTGCTGTGCGTTCCTGCTCACTTCGATGCCCGGCAGCGGGCGGTCCTGCGCGAGGCGGCCGAGCGCGCGGGGCTCGCCGTCCCGCGCATGATCAACGCGCCCGCCGCGGCGACGCTCGCCTATGGCCATGGCCGAGGCCTGGCCCGCAAGCGCGTCCTCGTGGTGGACCTTGGAGGCGGAGGGCTCGAAGTCGCCGTCATCCAGGTGACGGGGGATGACCTGGAGGCCGTCACGACCGGCTGGGACGCGACGCTGGGCGGCATGGACTTTGACGCGCGCATCGCGGAGGCGCTGCTCGGCGAGCTGCGCGACCGGGGCCTGCCCTTGCCGGAGCACCCGCTCGACTGGAATCCCCTGCGAGCCGCCGCCGAGACCGCCAAGGTGACCCTCAGCGAGCAGGAAGAGACGTCCGTCCCACTGGCCTCCGGCGCCGCGGCCCCCCTGAGCCGGGAGCGCCTCGAAGCCCTCACCGCGGACCTCGCGCACCGCGTGACGGAGGTCACCCGGCAGGTGCTGGAATCGAGCGCCCTGACGCCTCAAGGCCTCGATGCCGTGGTGCTCGTGGGAGGCCAGAGCCGGGCGCCCCTGGTCCGCAGGCGGTTGGAAGAGAGCCTCGGCGTCCCGGTCCGGGCGGATGTGGACCCCCTGGGCGCGGCGGCCCTGGGCGCGGCGCTGCTCGGGCGATCCCTGCTGGAGATCGAGTCCGGCAAACCGGGCGCCACCCTCTCGGACGTGCTCTCCGTTCCCCTGGGCGTGGCCGACCAGGGAGGAACCCTCCGCCGGGTCTTCGAGCGCAACACCCGGCTTCCGGCGGACAAGACGCTCGTTCTGCCCGTCACTCCCGGGCCGCTGTCCCTGGCGATCTTTCAGGGCACCTCACTCCAGGCCTCGGACAGCGAATACCTGGGAGAGCTCCGCTTCACCCTCGATCGCGCGGGAGAGGCCGAGTTTCACTTCTCCCTCTCCCAGGACGGCATCCTCTCCCTGGAAACCACGCTGCCGGGCGCGAAACGGCAGCCGACCCCACTGCTTTCCGAGAACCTGGACGACGCCGGAAAGGAAGCCCTCTTCGAGGCCCTCTTTGCCCGCTCGCCGCTGACCAGCGAGCCCGAAGCGCGGCCCAGCGGGCTCTTCTCTGGCCTGAAGAAGCTCTTCGGGAAACGCTGAGGCCAGGGCAGGTCCCCGAAGGACGGCCTGAGATAATCTCCGAGGCGATGAGCGAGACCCGCGCGTTGCGCAACACGCTGGAAGCAACCCAGGCGGAGCTCCGGCGGTCGAAGCTCCACCTCGACAAGCTGCGCAGCCACCACGAGCGGGAGCGCGCCTCTCTCCAGCAGGCGCTGGAAACAGCGCGGCAGGAGGTGGCGGAGCTTCACCGGCGCCACGAAGAACTCTTGGAGGCGAGAGCGCAACGGCAGGCGGAGGCAGCCCTGGAGCAGGCCGTGTCCGTCGTGATAGGCCCCCCGGCCACGTCTCCCACGGCGCTCGTCGCGCTCGTCCGACGTCCCGAGCCCTTGGAGCAGGCATTGCCTGTCCTCTCGCGGCTGACTGGGCTGCCTCCCGCCGATCTGCGGTTGAGGCTCGCCATGATTCTCCCCTGTGTCCTGGTGCGGGTGCCCATGGCCGAGGCAGACGCGCTGCTGAAGGCGCTCCACGCCGAAGGGTTCCTGGCCGTGAGCAGTGAGGTTCCCTCCCGCTTGGCCGAAGGGCTGATGCTGGTGCGCCGCTTCACGCTGACGGACGAGGGACTTCAGCTGGAGGGTCTCCGGGGCCAGCGCCAGCACATGGCCTACGACAGGCTGCGGCTGCTGGTCCGGGGCCGCCGACTCACCACCTCGGTAGAGAAGCGGCTGGAGTGGTCTCTTCCCGATCCCCGTCCCCTGGCCGGGCGGAGGGGCTTCGCCGTTCAGGAGCTGACGCAGCACGAGTTCAAGAAGGAAGAACACAACCCGTTTCTGTGGGCCTATTTCGAAGGTCTCCGGGTGACCTTCCGGCAGGGCACCCAGTTCCAAGGCCTGGGCGACCGGAGAGGCTCCACCTTATATGAGAGCCTGCAGAACCTGACCGGAGCGCTGCGCCAGCGAGCCACGCAGGCGGTGGTGGACGAACGGCTCATGGGGATGCCGCGCTTCAGCCTGCCGCTGGTGGAGCAGGAGCGAAGCCAGGAACTCTTCGCGGACCTTCTTTTCCAGGCTGTGAAGCAGCAGGTGTGGCCATGAGCGAAGCCCGCGAGCTGAGTGACAAGCTGTTGGAGGTCCAGAAAGAGCTTCAGCAGGTGAAGGCAGAGTTGGACAGGCAGCGGGCCCAGCATGCGCGCGAGCAGAAGGCCCTCCAACTTGCCCTGGAGAAAACACGGGAGGAGGCAGCCCGGCTGCGCGAGCGCATCGCACAATGGGAGGAGCCTTAGCGGGCTCCTGCTTCCCGGGGCGTATCGGCCTGAGCGAGCGCCCAGCGCGAGATCGCATCCTTGCGCAGGAAGACGACGCCGGGCTGCTTCTGCGCATACGCGATGAACTCACCAAGCGCCTTGACCCGGGCGGGTGTTCCACCGATCCGGTCATGGACCGACACCGACATCATGCGCCTGCGGTGCTGCGCCTCGGCGTAGAGCACGTCGAACTCGTCCTTGAGCTCCTGAGCGAAGGCGGCGGCCGTCATCGCGGGGTTGTCGAACCGGGCGATGTCGTTGTTGCGCAACGTATAGGGGACGACCGCGAACGGCTTGCCGTTGAGGATGCGAATCGAGGGCTCATCCCGGCTCAAGTCATCGATGTGGTAGCTGAAACCGAGTTCCTGCAAGAGCTTCAGGGTGTGAGGCGTCTGACGCATCCAGAAGGCATTGAAGCCGAGGGGCCGGGTGCCGGTGGCGCGCTCGATGGACGCGATGTTCGCCAAGTACGAAGCCCGCTCCTCCTCGGGGGTCATCGAATACTGAGGCGTCCAGGTCTGGCCATGCGCGGCGGCCTCGTGACCCCGCTCAACGATTTCGCGGGCGAGCTTGGGTTCGAGGTCAACCGCGCGTCCCACCATGTGAGACGTCACCTTCACCCCGAAGCGATCCCACAGGTCGAGAAGCCGGGGGACGCCTTCCCTCATGCCGTAGGCGTACCAGGTCGGGGTGATGCTGTCCGGGTACTTCGGTTCGAGCCGCGGAAACGGGCCGTCCGCATGCTCACCCTGGGCCCCCGCCTCGAACTGCATCGACACCGAGATCACCAGCCGGGCGTTCCCTGGCCAGAACGCGGGACGGTCTCCTGGGGAAGCAGTGCCACGGACCGGAGGCTTGGGGGCCAACGGCGCCTGTTCAGGTTGCGCGGAACCCAAAATGGGGCTGATCAGGCCCGCGGTCGCGAGCGCTGTGCCTCGTGCCATGACTTCGCGGCGCGACGTCTTCAGCCGATGGAATGCTTCGAACATGAGGTCCTCCTCCAGGTGCGGCACCCGCGGTGCGTTCACGAGTGACGGAGGAACCATGGCAAAGGTGCTGATGACCCGATACGGCAAGGCCCGAAAACGATCCTTCGCGATTTGGAAAGAATGGGGCGGGCAGCAATGTGCATTTTGTAGGCATGACGACTCGCCCGATCCTGACTGCCTTTGCCTTCCTCACCTTGCTTTCCACCCCACCCGCGCTCGCCGAGGACACCCTCCCCCAGCCGAAGAAGCTCACGATCAGCCAAGGCCTGACGCCTGCCCAGGCGCAGCCGCTGCTCCAAGCGGCCCGGCGCTACTACGCCTTCTGGAACACCGGGGATGAGGCGTATGCCCAGGCCGCCCTCGCCCCGGATTTCGTCGATCTCAACCTGCCCGAAAGCCGCCCCCAGGGCCCTACGGGACCGCTCGTCGCGTCACGCACCTTCCGGAAGGCGGTGCCGGACCTCCAGGTCTCGGTGGAAGAGGTCTGGGTGGCAGGCAATCAGGTCGTCGGGCGCCTGCGCTTCACGGGCCACTTCACCGGCCTGTTCGGCGACCTCCAGGGCAAGGGCCAGTCCATCCAATTCGACGCCGTGGACATCTACACGGTGAAAGACGGCCGCATCGCCGCGAACTGGCACCTGGAGGACAACCTCGCGCTCCTCAAACAGCTCGGCGTGGTCAAACCGTGAGGGGAAGCCGCTTTCAGTCCGCCGCTTCGGCCTTGATGCGCCCCCCACCGCCCCACCGGTAGGCCGCGCGCAGCTCTTCGCCCAGGAACTCGACGAAGACCTTCACCTTCGCCGCGACCCCCCGGGTGTGGGGGTAGATGGCATGGAGGGGCGCTGCCGGCACCCGGTAGTGCGACAGGGCCACTTCGAGCCGCCCTGCCTCGATGTCCGGCCCCACATCCCAAATGGACTTGAGCACGAGCCCACCCCCTTCGAGCGCCCATTCGTGCGCCACGTCCCCGTTATTGGTCGTAAGCGGACCCTCGACCCTCACCGTCACCGTCGCTCCGTCAGCCCCCTCGAACTGCCACTCTGGGTTCGGGGGATCGCCAAACGCGATGCAGCCATGGTGCTTCAGGTCCGCCGGGTGCTCGGGCCTCCCCCTCTTGGCAAAGTAGGCGGGTGCGCCACACACGACGCGGTGGTTCGGGGCCAAGCGCTTGGCGATCAGGCTGGAGCTGGGCAA encodes the following:
- a CDS encoding periplakin, giving the protein MSEARELSDKLLEVQKELQQVKAELDRQRAQHAREQKALQLALEKTREEAARLRERIAQWEEP
- a CDS encoding LysR family transcriptional regulator codes for the protein MAPAIDSLLDVTVFTRVATAGSLSAAARELGMSLAVVSKRLARLEDRLGLRLVNRTTRSLSLTEEGSEFYERCVHLLGELGDAEEKARARQQGASGLLKVTSTAAFARRQLGPLIPHFLERYPGIRVQLDVSDTVADLVKAGYDVAIRFGALPSSSLIAKRLAPNHRVVCGAPAYFAKRGRPEHPADLKHHGCIAFGDPPNPEWQFEGADGATVTVRVEGPLTTNNGDVAHEWALEGGGLVLKSIWDVGPDIEAGRLEVALSHYRVPAAPLHAIYPHTRGVAAKVKVFVEFLGEELRAAYRWGGGGRIKAEAAD
- a CDS encoding ester cyclase; amino-acid sequence: MTTRPILTAFAFLTLLSTPPALAEDTLPQPKKLTISQGLTPAQAQPLLQAARRYYAFWNTGDEAYAQAALAPDFVDLNLPESRPQGPTGPLVASRTFRKAVPDLQVSVEEVWVAGNQVVGRLRFTGHFTGLFGDLQGKGQSIQFDAVDIYTVKDGRIAANWHLEDNLALLKQLGVVKP
- a CDS encoding Hsp70 family protein: MTVAPKLIPLRIRLPYTTDEEFIDKYGANVARGGVFIATRAPKEEGTALAFEFVLASGARLLRGEGIVVKAQLDDGGGRSGMTVRFTKLDAPSKALLDRLVARRSGEPLSPPEASPPLAVPPPQAPSPPPPVPAVAPPPGLTRKATAPTAAPPRPSGPPAPVASATVPAPPSAPQPPAPAEPAPGARTAPPVAPPAAPAPPPEPSPPPEALPASSPAPEAPRAEAPPAPPPEPTRPGLDTKSRRRSVLDVPASLPVTPSAPEVVLGIDLGTTHSRVAVFHEGEPRLIPVGSTGVRGIPSVMGVSGAGHLLIGEAALAESARAPRHAAIGLKRLLGLRASSPRLRGFVGLPLSLAADASGDASVELHGHIFPLSEFATGVLAELKAAASAFLGREATRAVLCVPAHFDARQRAVLREAAERAGLAVPRMINAPAAATLAYGHGRGLARKRVLVVDLGGGGLEVAVIQVTGDDLEAVTTGWDATLGGMDFDARIAEALLGELRDRGLPLPEHPLDWNPLRAAAETAKVTLSEQEETSVPLASGAAAPLSRERLEALTADLAHRVTEVTRQVLESSALTPQGLDAVVLVGGQSRAPLVRRRLEESLGVPVRADVDPLGAAALGAALLGRSLLEIESGKPGATLSDVLSVPLGVADQGGTLRRVFERNTRLPADKTLVLPVTPGPLSLAIFQGTSLQASDSEYLGELRFTLDRAGEAEFHFSLSQDGILSLETTLPGAKRQPTPLLSENLDDAGKEALFEALFARSPLTSEPEARPSGLFSGLKKLFGKR
- the alaS gene encoding alanine--tRNA ligase, which produces MPSALTASQIREAFLKFFEERGHRRLASSPLVPQNDPTLLFTNAGMVQFKDVFTGREKRDYSRATTSQKCVRAGGKHNDLDNVGYTARHHTFFEMLGNFSFGDYFKAEAIAYAWEFVTRTLGLPTDRLAVTVFNGEQGIPWDEEAFELWAQQGVARDRILKLGYKDNFWAMGDTGPCGPCSEIHFHQGDDIPCSEAAAGRPCQGVACDCDRWLEIWNLVFMQFERKEKDAPLIPLPKPSIDTGAGLERIASVVQGKRSNYDTDLFQGILGRVSELVGKPYTQEGGASLRVIADHSRAAAFLISDGVQPSNEGRGYVLRRIMRRAIRHGSQLSLDEVFFFKVVDRVIELMSDAYPELREGRTFVLEVCRHEEETFRRTLDRGMKLIDEGIAKLKQAGAQKLSGAEVFYLHGTYGFPWDLTQIILRERGFDADLDGFWKEMEKEADKNKFGGSGEKAVSTLYQTLAERLGPSEFLGYDGEGHEGEGSVRAILKDGHEVGQATAGETVELVLDRTPFYGESGGQQGDTGQITGHGGKAVAEVQDVQRPVPGLIVHQVQVKEGTFQTGEMVQAGVDNQRRKSIRANHSATHLLHKALKMVLGDHVKQAGSVVAPDFLRFDFSHFSVPTPEQLEQVEDLVNTWVRENTEAQTRLMKLDEAKKSGAVAMFGEKYGETVRVVTVHPQSTELCGGTHVRRSGDIGLFKILSEGGIASGVRRITAVTGVGALQYLRETERELRKAADLLKTSPKELSKRVEATQKRVKELERKVEEVAVKAQTASNKDVLEQAREVNGMKVLAIRVDPADDKIYRGLADQLRDRIRSGVVAIGGEKDGKALILVAVTKDVVEKGISAGNLVREMAKEVGGKGGGKADMAQAGGPDPSKLPAALDKLYELTKGTGAA
- a CDS encoding HEAT repeat domain-containing protein encodes the protein MRFLFIALLLLTLPALAQVDSRVAFLSRQLEKGKDPRVRSQAALVLGATEEPEAVGPLCAGLKDASEVVRAAAAKGLATLRENAGLECLKAHHEADAATLGAIRDAIKALEDFQSRPPRLYVDLEGVKDTTGKLTPELLKATEERLKRRLVLRGAKLAPRKEPKKAAQGVLQKHGITGYRLSAQVQATEGGGLRIAILCLSYPDLALLGQVEVQAAGAEPAELLKALVPKAIEEVASTFEWST
- a CDS encoding polysaccharide deacetylase family protein translates to MFEAFHRLKTSRREVMARGTALATAGLISPILGSAQPEQAPLAPKPPVRGTASPGDRPAFWPGNARLVISVSMQFEAGAQGEHADGPFPRLEPKYPDSITPTWYAYGMREGVPRLLDLWDRFGVKVTSHMVGRAVDLEPKLAREIVERGHEAAAHGQTWTPQYSMTPEEERASYLANIASIERATGTRPLGFNAFWMRQTPHTLKLLQELGFSYHIDDLSRDEPSIRILNGKPFAVVPYTLRNNDIARFDNPAMTAAAFAQELKDEFDVLYAEAQHRRRMMSVSVHDRIGGTPARVKALGEFIAYAQKQPGVVFLRKDAISRWALAQADTPREAGAR
- a CDS encoding signal protein, encoding MSKYPQDPSKKRRWRNFLIEPRVQFKFAIYLVSVSMVLAALLGAFLFQSAQALVNEASASLNARSLAAQASRELSNATLSNELLQKMGDPVFVAQLQATSRAIDERYEAERAAVAAQGTELVRRQRLMWLVFVGCLIGFIVIISLTTIVLTHRVAGPLMRIRRMVNDVSAGQFRPPPYGLREKDELKDIFDATRNMIAGLRKQQEDDVLVLQHALDRAKQQGIQGDWVEDLKGLESRFRARL